In the genome of Dermacentor silvarum isolate Dsil-2018 chromosome 1, BIME_Dsil_1.4, whole genome shotgun sequence, one region contains:
- the LOC119455969 gene encoding beta-3 adrenergic receptor, whose protein sequence is MPGAGLAEPAALRWLGVAVAALVLLAALLGNMLVLAVVCRFRRMRSPTNVLLASLATADIAVALLVMPPRLAYDLVRAWRLGLLACRLWISCDVMCCTASILHLLAVALDRFWAITRPLRYRVSRRRLALAVAAIWLCSAAISFVPVLLGWHADGSAPDASDCGLRVNAVYALVSSLTSFYLPLPVMLYVYLRILLVAGRQARQIRLLERSLAGPSPGLRRSLRRRSKQLLHDTKAVRSLGIVLGVFCACWLPFFLMYLITACCPACDLGYEWSCAITWLGYSNSAFNPCIYAFLNRDFRAAFQELLGCGSRRRTADAMLGPARRRSLVKPPPSCAHAVATAVSSTARVASMDCMKDSTEAERR, encoded by the coding sequence ATGCCGGGGGCCGGGCTGGCCGAGCCGGCCGCTCTGCGCTGGCTGggcgtcgcggtcgccgcgctcGTGCTCCTGGCCGCGCTTCTCGGCAACATGCTCGTGCTGGCCGTAGTGTGCCGGTTCCGGCGCATGCGGTCGCCGACCAACGTGCTGCTCGCGAGTCTCGCCACCGCCGACATTGCCGTCGCGTTGCTCGTGATGCCACCGCGACTCGCCTACGACCTGGTGCGTGCCTGGCGTCTGGGTCTGCTTGCCTGCCGCCTGTGGATCTCGTGCGATGTCATGTGCTGCACGGCGTCCATCCTGCACCTTCTCGCCGTGGCGCTGGACCGGTTCTGGGCCATCACAAGACCGCTGCGCTACCGGGTGTCCCGGAGGCGCTTGGCGCTCGCCGTAGCCGCCATCTGGCTCTGCTCGGCAGCCATCTCGTTCGTGCCCGTGCTGTTGGGCTGGCACGCTGACGGCAGCGCACCCGACGCCTCCGATTGCGGCCTGCGCGTCAACGCCGTGTACGCACTCGTGTCGTCGCTCACCTCCTTCTACCTGCCACTACCAGTGATGCTGTACGTGTACCTGCGCATCCTGCTGGTGGCCGGACGCCAGGCCCGCCAGATCCGGCTCTTGGAACGCTCTTTGGCTGGACCTTCGCCGGGACTGCGCCGGAGCCTGCGGCGCCGTTCCAAGCAGCTGCTCCACGACACCAAGGCGGTCCGGTCGCTGGGCATCGTGCTGGGCGTATTCTGCGCCTGCTGGCTGCCCTTCTTCCTCATGTACCTCATCACGGCCTGCTGCCCGGCCTGCGACCTCGGCTACGAGTGGAGCTGCGCCATCACGTGGCTCGGCTACTCCAACTCTGCCTTCAACCCTTGCATCTACGCCTTTCTGAACCGTGATTTCCGGGCAGCCTTCCAGGAGCTTTTAGGATGCGGCTCTCGTCGGCGCACCGCCGACGCTATGCTGGGCCCCGCGCGGCGACGTTCACTCGTGAAACCACCACCGTCGTGCGCGCATGCCGTCGCAACGGCCGTTTCCAGCACGGCACGCGTCGCGtccatggactgcatgaaggaCTCTACTGAGGCCGAGCGCCGCTAG